One bacterium genomic window carries:
- a CDS encoding DivIVA domain-containing protein, whose amino-acid sequence MVDSRMTPIDIESEMKQLKRVVRGYSCSQVETLIKTFIKDYESVLLEAANARNELELAKNELSRFHASENILKDAIILAQRSADETRTNAHKEADLIVEEARQKALQTEQEAKHTVAWLQQDMERLRNERINFVIEFKGLLSAFLERIQRLENEPPDTPETATVLVETNVE is encoded by the coding sequence ATGGTGGACAGCCGCATGACACCTATTGATATTGAAAGTGAGATGAAACAGCTAAAGCGAGTAGTGAGGGGTTATTCGTGCTCTCAGGTTGAGACGCTTATCAAAACATTTATTAAGGACTACGAATCCGTATTATTAGAGGCCGCGAACGCCAGAAATGAACTTGAATTAGCGAAGAATGAACTTTCCCGTTTCCACGCGAGTGAGAATATCCTTAAAGATGCGATAATCCTTGCCCAGCGCAGCGCTGATGAAACTCGAACCAATGCTCATAAGGAAGCCGATCTCATTGTCGAAGAAGCCCGGCAAAAGGCATTACAGACTGAACAAGAAGCTAAACATACGGTTGCATGGCTTCAACAAGATATGGAGCGGCTTCGAAACGAACGAATAAATTTCGTAATTGAATTCAAAGGTTTATTGAGCGCTTTCCTTGAACGAATTCAACGGCTCGAAAATGAGCCGCCGGATACTCCCGA